A stretch of the Corynebacterium maris DSM 45190 genome encodes the following:
- a CDS encoding endolytic transglycosylase MltG, translating to MTKPSRRSGGTPTRNMKPMYVKRRQRGLAVLIASVVLIFGSVIYIAYQVFSDDSSTAASGNTSDYEGTGNDVQELVQIPEGASMGELAPELAERDIVATESAFLTAAGNNPDANSITPGFYRLQGQMSAAAAVEALLDPENQVDMLDIPGGATLMDLNVLGGDVRYGIYSQISQVSCDNGGDEACVQVEDLEQAAATVDPAELGAPEWALEQVRSRGEDPKRIEGLIAPGQYVIDPSHDAQTILTDLITRSTTQYNQTGITDRAGAIGLTPYELLIAASLVEREAPAGEFDKVGRVILNRLEAPMRLEFDSTVNYGLPDVEVATTDEDRARVTPWNTYASDGLPQTPIASPSQEAVLAMENPAEGDWLFFVTIDHDGTTVFNDTFEEHLDDVQSALESGVLDHYDPAAE from the coding sequence ATGACTAAGCCCTCCCGTCGCTCCGGAGGTACACCGACCCGGAACATGAAGCCGATGTACGTCAAGCGCCGGCAGCGAGGCCTGGCCGTGCTCATCGCCTCCGTCGTCCTGATTTTCGGATCGGTGATCTACATCGCTTACCAGGTGTTCAGCGACGACTCCTCCACCGCAGCCAGCGGCAACACCTCCGATTACGAGGGGACGGGCAACGACGTCCAAGAACTCGTTCAAATCCCCGAAGGCGCGTCCATGGGCGAACTCGCCCCGGAACTGGCTGAACGCGACATCGTCGCCACCGAATCCGCCTTCCTCACCGCCGCCGGAAACAACCCCGACGCCAACTCCATCACCCCCGGTTTCTACCGGCTCCAGGGGCAGATGAGCGCTGCAGCGGCGGTCGAGGCGCTGCTCGACCCGGAAAACCAAGTCGACATGCTGGACATCCCGGGCGGAGCGACGCTGATGGACCTCAACGTCCTCGGCGGGGACGTCCGGTACGGCATCTACAGCCAGATCTCCCAAGTTTCCTGCGACAACGGGGGCGACGAAGCATGCGTGCAGGTCGAAGACCTCGAACAGGCCGCCGCCACCGTCGACCCGGCCGAGCTGGGCGCCCCCGAGTGGGCGCTGGAGCAGGTCCGCTCCCGCGGCGAAGACCCCAAACGCATCGAGGGACTCATCGCCCCGGGCCAGTACGTGATCGACCCGAGCCATGACGCCCAGACCATTCTGACGGACCTGATCACCCGCTCGACGACGCAGTACAACCAGACCGGCATCACCGACCGCGCCGGGGCCATCGGCCTGACCCCCTATGAGCTGCTCATCGCGGCTTCCCTGGTGGAGCGCGAGGCGCCGGCCGGGGAGTTCGACAAGGTCGGCCGCGTCATCCTCAACCGCTTGGAAGCGCCCATGCGCCTGGAGTTCGACTCCACCGTCAACTACGGCTTGCCGGACGTGGAGGTCGCCACCACCGACGAGGACCGCGCGCGTGTGACCCCGTGGAACACCTACGCCTCCGACGGGTTGCCCCAGACCCCGATCGCGTCGCCTTCGCAGGAGGCCGTGCTCGCCATGGAAAACCCGGCGGAAGGTGACTGGCTCTTCTTCGTCACCATCGACCATGACGGCACG
- the ruvX gene encoding Holliday junction resolvase RuvX, producing MKATPDVPGVDDPGPGRRLGIDVGTVRIGVASSDRDAKLATPVETVDRETGFKDRDKADIDRLVELVDEYAAVEVVVGLPRTLKGHGSASVKHAKEIAFRIRRRLTGAGRDVPVRLADERLSTVVATTALRSSGVSEKAGRAIIDQVAAVEILQSWLDGRATTLAASETATQTDKDHRDD from the coding sequence ATGAAGGCAACCCCCGACGTCCCCGGCGTCGATGACCCGGGGCCAGGAAGGCGCCTGGGGATCGACGTGGGCACCGTGCGCATCGGCGTGGCTTCCTCCGACCGGGACGCCAAGCTCGCGACCCCCGTGGAAACCGTCGACCGGGAAACCGGTTTCAAGGACCGGGACAAAGCCGACATCGACCGGCTGGTCGAGCTCGTCGACGAGTACGCCGCCGTCGAGGTCGTGGTAGGCCTGCCCCGCACTCTCAAAGGACACGGCTCCGCTTCCGTCAAGCATGCGAAGGAAATAGCTTTCCGGATCCGCCGGCGACTCACCGGCGCTGGTCGCGACGTCCCCGTCCGCTTGGCAGACGAAAGGCTCTCGACGGTCGTCGCCACCACCGCGCTACGCTCGTCAGGAGTATCGGAAAAAGCAGGGCGCGCCATCATCGACCAGGTGGCTGCCGTAGAGATCCTGCAGTCCTGGCTCGATGGCCGCGCCACGACCTTGGCCGCCAGCGAAACCGCCACCCAGACAGACAAGGATCACCGCGATGACTAA
- the alaS gene encoding alanine--tRNA ligase encodes MQTHEIRDRFTNHFVTAGHTAVASASLLLDDPTLLFVNAGMVPFKPYFLGQQNPPFDNGTATSIQKCVRTLDIEEVGVTTRHNTFFQMAGNFSFGAYFKEGAITHAWALLTNPVDQGGYGLDPERLWVTVYLDDDEAAEIWEKKIGVPAERIQRMGMEDNYWSMGVPGPAGPCSEIYYDRGPEYGEEGGPAVDDGRYLEIWNLVFMQYERGASDSEDDYPILGELPKKNIDTGMGVERVACILQGVDNVYETDLLRPVIEAAEKVTGTTYGASEEGDVRFRVIADHARTSMMLILDGVTPGNEGRGYILRRLLRRMIRSARLLGATGATVETFISTIMDTMTPSFPEIIDNRERILRVALNEEKAFLKTLESGTKLFDETAAAVKNSGKSVVGGHEAFELHDTYGFPIDLTLEMAAEAGLEVDMAQFDAEMQQQRDRAKADSKAKKHGHTDETVYREWVDAHPTEFIGYNELTAEATVLGLVADGASVTSAPAGTDVEVILDATPMYAESGGQLGDRGRLVAGDTVLEVADVQKIGKKIWVHKATVIAGGVELGMKVNAEVDENWRHGARQAHTATHLIHGALRQVLGPTAVQAGSLNRPGYLRFDFNYTEQLSPDQLDEIALITNQAVDTDWSVNTIETTLDEAKAMGATALFGETYADDVRVVEIGGPFSIELCGGTHVDTSAQIGPVAVLGETSVGSGARRIEAYSGLDAFKYYSKEAALASGLASNMKAKTEELPGRIAQLTDRLKAAEKEIQNLHRQQLTAQTGQLLERAETVGDVRLLMVKLDGVAAGDLRTVATDLRGRLKGETAVIVLASDVDGKVPFVVGATQAAVDKGIKSGDLVKLFGEYVGGRGGGKPDMAQGSGNDVAGVEAGFSAVRDRVANS; translated from the coding sequence GTGCAGACCCATGAGATCCGGGACCGGTTCACCAACCACTTCGTCACAGCCGGCCACACCGCGGTGGCGAGTGCCTCGCTGCTCCTGGACGACCCGACCCTGCTGTTCGTCAACGCCGGCATGGTCCCGTTCAAGCCATATTTCCTGGGCCAGCAGAACCCTCCCTTCGACAACGGCACCGCCACCTCGATCCAGAAGTGCGTGCGCACCCTGGACATCGAGGAAGTCGGCGTGACCACCCGCCACAACACCTTCTTCCAGATGGCGGGCAACTTCTCCTTCGGCGCCTACTTCAAAGAAGGCGCCATCACGCACGCCTGGGCGCTGCTGACCAATCCGGTGGATCAGGGCGGTTACGGACTCGACCCGGAGCGCCTCTGGGTGACCGTCTACCTCGACGACGACGAGGCCGCCGAGATCTGGGAGAAGAAGATCGGCGTGCCCGCCGAGCGCATCCAGCGGATGGGCATGGAGGACAACTACTGGTCCATGGGCGTGCCCGGCCCGGCCGGCCCCTGCTCCGAGATCTACTACGACCGGGGCCCCGAGTACGGCGAGGAAGGTGGCCCGGCCGTCGACGACGGCCGCTACCTGGAGATCTGGAACCTCGTGTTCATGCAGTACGAGCGCGGCGCCTCCGACAGCGAAGACGACTACCCGATTCTGGGTGAGCTGCCGAAGAAGAACATCGACACCGGCATGGGCGTCGAGCGCGTCGCCTGCATCCTGCAGGGCGTGGACAACGTCTACGAGACCGACCTGCTGCGCCCGGTCATCGAGGCCGCCGAGAAGGTCACAGGCACCACTTACGGCGCGAGCGAGGAAGGCGACGTGCGCTTCCGCGTCATCGCCGACCACGCCCGCACCTCGATGATGCTCATCCTCGACGGCGTCACCCCCGGCAACGAAGGCCGCGGTTACATCCTGCGCCGCTTGCTGCGCCGCATGATCCGCTCCGCACGGCTGCTGGGCGCCACCGGCGCCACCGTCGAGACGTTCATCTCCACGATCATGGACACCATGACGCCGTCGTTCCCGGAGATCATCGACAACCGCGAACGCATCCTGCGGGTGGCCCTCAACGAGGAAAAGGCGTTTTTGAAGACCCTCGAGTCCGGCACCAAGCTCTTCGACGAGACCGCCGCCGCCGTAAAGAACTCCGGCAAGTCCGTCGTCGGCGGCCACGAGGCCTTCGAGCTGCACGACACCTACGGCTTCCCGATCGACCTGACCCTGGAGATGGCCGCCGAGGCAGGCCTGGAAGTCGACATGGCGCAGTTCGACGCAGAGATGCAGCAGCAGCGTGACCGGGCCAAGGCCGACAGCAAGGCCAAGAAACACGGCCACACCGATGAAACCGTCTACCGCGAGTGGGTGGACGCCCACCCGACCGAGTTCATCGGCTACAACGAACTGACCGCGGAGGCCACCGTTCTCGGCCTGGTCGCTGACGGCGCCTCCGTGACGTCGGCCCCGGCCGGAACCGACGTCGAGGTCATCTTGGACGCCACCCCGATGTACGCCGAGTCCGGCGGACAGCTGGGCGACCGCGGCCGCCTGGTGGCCGGCGACACCGTCCTGGAGGTGGCGGACGTGCAGAAGATCGGCAAGAAGATCTGGGTGCACAAGGCCACCGTCATCGCCGGCGGCGTGGAGCTGGGCATGAAGGTCAACGCGGAGGTCGACGAGAACTGGCGCCACGGCGCCCGCCAGGCGCACACCGCCACCCACCTCATCCACGGCGCCCTGCGCCAGGTGCTCGGCCCCACCGCCGTCCAGGCGGGCTCCCTGAACCGCCCGGGCTACCTGCGTTTCGACTTCAACTACACCGAGCAGCTGTCTCCGGACCAGCTCGACGAGATCGCCCTGATCACCAACCAGGCCGTCGACACCGACTGGTCCGTCAACACCATTGAAACCACCCTCGACGAGGCGAAGGCGATGGGCGCGACCGCGCTGTTCGGCGAGACCTACGCCGACGACGTCCGCGTCGTCGAGATCGGCGGGCCGTTCTCGATCGAGCTCTGCGGCGGCACCCACGTCGACACCTCCGCGCAGATCGGCCCGGTCGCGGTCCTCGGCGAAACGTCCGTCGGCTCCGGCGCCCGCCGCATCGAGGCCTACTCGGGCCTGGACGCGTTCAAGTACTACTCCAAGGAGGCCGCTCTGGCCTCCGGTCTGGCCTCGAACATGAAGGCCAAGACCGAGGAGCTGCCGGGCCGCATCGCCCAGCTGACGGACCGGCTGAAGGCCGCGGAGAAGGAAATCCAGAACCTGCACCGCCAGCAGCTCACCGCCCAGACCGGGCAGCTGCTGGAGCGGGCGGAAACCGTCGGCGACGTGCGACTGCTCATGGTCAAGCTCGACGGCGTCGCCGCCGGCGACCTGCGCACCGTCGCCACGGACCTGCGCGGCCGACTGAAGGGCGAAACCGCCGTGATTGTTTTGGCCAGCGACGTCGACGGCAAGGTTCCGTTCGTCGTCGGCGCCACGCAGGCAGCGGTGGACAAGGGCATCAAGTCGGGTGACCTGGTCAAGCTCTTCGGCGAATACGTCGGTGGCCGCGGCGGCGGCAAGCCGGATATGGCCCAAGGTTCCGGCAACGACGTCGCTGGTGTGGAAGCAGGCTTCAGCGCCGTCCGCGACCGGGTGGCAAATTCCTGA
- a CDS encoding replication-associated recombination protein A, translating to MSQDALFDAGPPGQEPDGAGARGSTFFQAGPGAPLAARMRPRTLDEIVGQDHLLGEGKPLRRLVEGSGEASVILYGPPGTGKTTVASLIAAAMGQNFVGLSALNSGVKQVRAVIDRARRDLIDGQRTVLFIDEVHRFSKTQQDALLGAVENRTVLLVAATTENPSFSVVSPLLSRSLLLQLRSLEPTDLRTVVGRALADERGLGARVTADEDAVEQIVLLAGGDARRALTYLDAAAESVADGGRLDLETVTNNVNRAVVRYDRDGDQHYDVVSAFIKSIRGSDVDAALHYLARMLEAGEDPRFIARRLVVHASEDIGMADPTALQTAVAAAQAVQLIGMPEGRLTLAQATIHLATAPKSPAVINAIGKAQADVQAGKAGAVPAHLRDGHYEGAKKLGNAVGYKFPHDDPRGVVTQQYLPDELRDAVYYEPTDHGAENRIQGFLGRLRRIVRGRG from the coding sequence ATGTCCCAAGACGCCCTATTCGACGCCGGACCGCCCGGCCAGGAACCGGACGGGGCGGGAGCGCGCGGTTCCACCTTCTTCCAGGCGGGGCCGGGGGCGCCGCTGGCCGCGCGGATGCGGCCGCGCACGCTGGACGAGATCGTCGGCCAAGACCACCTGCTCGGCGAGGGCAAGCCGTTGCGCCGGTTGGTGGAAGGCTCCGGCGAGGCCTCCGTCATCCTGTATGGCCCACCCGGCACCGGGAAGACGACGGTGGCCTCCCTGATCGCGGCGGCGATGGGGCAGAACTTCGTCGGCCTGTCCGCGCTGAATTCCGGGGTGAAGCAGGTGCGCGCCGTGATCGACCGGGCCCGCCGGGACCTCATCGACGGACAGCGCACCGTCTTGTTCATCGATGAAGTGCACCGATTTTCCAAGACCCAGCAGGACGCGCTGCTGGGGGCGGTGGAAAACCGCACTGTGCTGCTGGTGGCGGCCACCACCGAAAACCCCTCCTTCAGTGTGGTCTCGCCGTTGCTGTCGCGCTCCCTGCTGCTGCAGTTGCGTTCGCTCGAGCCGACTGACCTGCGCACGGTCGTGGGCCGGGCGTTGGCCGACGAACGGGGCCTGGGCGCTCGTGTCACCGCGGACGAAGACGCGGTGGAACAAATCGTGCTGCTGGCCGGCGGCGACGCCCGCCGCGCCCTGACCTACCTCGACGCGGCCGCGGAATCGGTGGCCGACGGCGGCCGGCTGGATCTGGAGACCGTCACCAATAACGTCAACCGCGCTGTCGTGCGCTACGACCGGGACGGCGACCAGCACTACGACGTGGTCAGCGCGTTCATCAAGTCCATCCGCGGCTCTGACGTCGACGCCGCGTTGCACTACCTGGCGCGGATGCTGGAGGCGGGGGAGGACCCCCGGTTCATCGCCCGCCGCCTGGTGGTCCACGCCTCCGAGGACATCGGGATGGCGGATCCCACCGCGTTGCAGACCGCCGTCGCCGCGGCCCAGGCCGTCCAGCTGATCGGCATGCCGGAAGGACGGTTGACGTTGGCACAGGCGACGATCCATCTGGCGACCGCGCCGAAGTCCCCGGCCGTGATCAACGCGATCGGCAAGGCGCAGGCCGACGTGCAGGCGGGTAAAGCAGGGGCGGTGCCGGCACACCTGCGCGACGGGCACTACGAGGGCGCCAAAAAGCTAGGTAACGCCGTGGGCTATAAGTTCCCGCACGACGACCCGCGCGGCGTGGTCACCCAGCAATACCTGCCGGACGAGTTGCGCGACGCCGTCTATTACGAACCCACCGACCATGGCGCGGAGAACCGGATCCAGGGGTTTTTGGGACGGCTTCGTCGCATCGTCCGGGGGCGGGGGTAG
- a CDS encoding phosphotransferase family protein, whose protein sequence is MPSDQEIVDIAQDLLSDRFGDPQHLSEIEPLSGSGSAVVLRAKSAPSPFFQYRSVVLKFIPETGDPLDDVALLREIAAYQFTNALSEEIRPGPVLLAHDVDRRIIVLSDSGDGDTFAHLLERENQEERVQILRNLGASLGRMHAGTADKQDAFYTLISRILRKHPDAANLHTEREQLFARAIETGLKTLEHAGLATPELVREFSVQAEHRLTGGGSRAFTPFDLSPDNIIVADRTQFLDYEWANFHDVSFDLACVIAGFPQYLSTHPISDDEAAAFVEAWVAEVGETWPNAKNEDLLHARILAALVGWASASVAMMQYGTLGAAGEHASGDDVLPTGVDALLRPADVGPFEVDELLARRDLYETFEALARFTRASKDPKDEVVAVWATDVAERVRTPRIT, encoded by the coding sequence GTGCCCAGCGACCAAGAAATCGTCGACATCGCCCAGGATCTGCTGTCCGACCGTTTCGGTGACCCCCAGCACCTGTCCGAGATCGAGCCGTTGTCCGGATCGGGATCCGCTGTGGTCCTGCGCGCGAAATCGGCGCCCTCTCCGTTCTTTCAGTACCGCTCCGTGGTGCTGAAGTTCATCCCGGAAACCGGCGATCCGCTCGATGACGTGGCGCTGCTGCGCGAGATTGCGGCGTACCAGTTCACCAACGCCCTGTCGGAGGAGATCCGGCCGGGGCCGGTGCTGTTGGCCCACGACGTGGACCGGCGCATCATCGTGCTCTCCGACTCCGGCGACGGCGACACGTTCGCGCACCTGCTGGAACGGGAAAACCAGGAGGAACGGGTCCAGATCCTGCGCAACCTGGGGGCGTCGCTGGGCCGCATGCATGCCGGCACGGCAGACAAACAGGACGCCTTTTACACGCTCATCTCGCGTATTCTGCGCAAGCACCCGGACGCCGCGAACCTGCACACGGAACGCGAACAGCTCTTCGCCCGGGCCATCGAGACCGGCTTGAAGACCCTGGAGCACGCCGGCCTCGCCACCCCGGAGTTGGTGCGCGAATTCTCCGTCCAGGCGGAACACCGCCTCACCGGCGGAGGGTCCCGCGCCTTCACCCCTTTCGACCTGTCGCCGGACAACATCATCGTCGCCGACCGCACCCAGTTCCTCGACTACGAGTGGGCGAATTTCCATGACGTCTCCTTCGATCTGGCCTGCGTCATCGCCGGCTTCCCGCAGTACCTGTCGACCCATCCGATCAGCGATGACGAGGCCGCGGCATTCGTCGAGGCCTGGGTCGCAGAGGTGGGGGAGACGTGGCCGAACGCGAAGAACGAGGACTTGCTGCACGCCCGCATCCTGGCCGCTCTCGTGGGGTGGGCGAGCGCGTCGGTGGCCATGATGCAGTACGGCACCCTTGGTGCGGCCGGGGAACACGCCTCCGGTGATGATGTGCTGCCGACCGGGGTGGACGCCCTGCTGCGCCCGGCGGACGTGGGGCCCTTCGAGGTCGACGAGTTGCTGGCCCGCCGCGACCTCTACGAGACTTTTGAGGCGTTGGCTCGTTTCACCCGCGCGAGCAAGGACCCGAAGGACGAGGTCGTCGCCGTGTGGGCCACTGACGTGGCGGAGCGGGTCCGCACCCCGAGAATCACCTAG
- the aspS gene encoding aspartate--tRNA ligase, whose protein sequence is MLRTHLAGDLRKELAGESVTLTGWVARRRDHGGVIFIDLRDRSGYAQVVFRESAVAEAAHDLRSEYCVQITGVVEPRPEGSENPNLASGDIEVNVSELIVLSESEALPFQIEDASGSSEVGEETRLKHRYLDLRRQRQAEAIRLRSQVNKAARTVLDNHDFLEIETPTLTRSTPEGARDFLVPARLKPGSFYALPQSPQLFKQLLMVGGMERYYQIARCYRDEDFRADRQPEFTQLDVEMSFVDQEDVIALGEEIIAELWKLIGHEVTTPIPRITYAEAMRRYGSDKPDLRFDIEIVECTDFFADTTFRVFKNEYVGAVVMDGGASQPRRQLDAWQEWAKQRGAKGLAYILVGEDGELSGPVAKNITDAERAGIAEHVGAKPGDCIFFAAGETKSSRALLGAARGEIAEKLGLIKDGDWAFVWVVDAPMFESAADATASGDVALGSSAWTAVHHAFTSPKPEYLDSFDENPGEALAYAYDIVCNGNEIGGGSIRNHRRDVQERVFSVMGIGEEEAQEKFGFLLDAMNYGAPPHGGIAFGWDRIVSLLGGFDSIRDVIAFPKSGGGVDPLTDAPAPITAQQRREAGLDAKPKKDAKEPVK, encoded by the coding sequence GTGCTGCGTACTCATCTAGCCGGAGATCTCCGCAAAGAACTAGCCGGAGAATCCGTCACCCTGACCGGTTGGGTGGCTCGCCGCCGCGATCACGGAGGCGTGATCTTCATCGATCTCCGCGACCGCTCGGGCTACGCCCAGGTGGTCTTCCGCGAATCCGCCGTCGCCGAAGCCGCCCATGACCTGCGCAGCGAATACTGCGTCCAGATCACCGGCGTGGTCGAGCCGCGTCCGGAGGGCTCCGAAAACCCGAACCTCGCCTCCGGCGACATCGAGGTCAACGTTTCCGAGCTGATCGTGCTCAGCGAATCCGAGGCCCTGCCCTTCCAGATCGAAGACGCCTCCGGCTCCTCCGAGGTCGGCGAAGAGACCCGCCTGAAGCACCGCTACCTGGACCTGCGCCGCCAGCGCCAGGCCGAGGCCATCCGCCTGCGCTCCCAGGTCAACAAGGCCGCCCGCACGGTCCTCGACAACCACGACTTCCTCGAGATCGAAACCCCGACGCTGACCCGCTCCACCCCCGAGGGCGCCCGCGACTTCCTCGTCCCGGCGCGCCTGAAGCCGGGCAGCTTCTACGCCCTGCCGCAGTCCCCGCAGCTGTTCAAGCAGCTGCTCATGGTCGGCGGCATGGAGCGCTACTACCAGATCGCCCGCTGCTACCGCGACGAAGACTTCCGTGCCGACCGCCAGCCGGAGTTCACCCAGCTCGACGTCGAGATGAGCTTCGTGGACCAGGAAGACGTCATCGCCCTGGGCGAGGAGATCATCGCTGAGCTGTGGAAGCTGATCGGCCACGAGGTCACCACCCCGATCCCACGCATCACCTACGCCGAGGCCATGCGCCGCTACGGTTCCGACAAGCCGGACCTGCGCTTCGACATCGAGATCGTCGAATGCACGGACTTTTTCGCCGACACCACCTTCCGCGTGTTCAAGAACGAGTACGTCGGCGCCGTCGTCATGGACGGCGGGGCCTCCCAGCCGCGTCGCCAGCTCGACGCCTGGCAGGAATGGGCGAAGCAGCGCGGCGCCAAGGGACTGGCCTACATCCTGGTCGGCGAGGACGGCGAGCTGTCTGGCCCGGTGGCCAAGAACATCACCGACGCTGAGCGCGCCGGGATCGCCGAGCACGTCGGCGCCAAGCCGGGCGACTGCATCTTCTTCGCCGCCGGCGAGACCAAGTCCTCCCGCGCCCTGCTCGGCGCCGCCCGCGGCGAAATCGCCGAGAAGCTCGGTCTGATCAAGGACGGCGACTGGGCTTTCGTGTGGGTCGTCGACGCCCCGATGTTCGAGTCCGCCGCGGACGCCACCGCCTCCGGCGACGTGGCGCTGGGCAGCTCCGCCTGGACCGCGGTGCACCACGCGTTCACCTCTCCCAAGCCGGAATACCTGGACAGCTTCGACGAGAACCCGGGCGAGGCCCTGGCGTATGCCTACGACATCGTCTGCAACGGCAATGAGATCGGCGGCGGTTCCATCCGTAACCACCGCCGCGACGTGCAGGAGCGGGTGTTCTCCGTCATGGGGATCGGTGAGGAGGAAGCCCAGGAGAAGTTCGGCTTCCTGCTCGACGCCATGAACTACGGCGCTCCGCCGCACGGCGGCATCGCCTTCGGCTGGGACCGCATCGTGTCCCTGCTCGGCGGCTTCGATTCCATCCGCGACGTCATCGCCTTCCCGAAGTCGGGCGGCGGCGTGGACCCGTTGACCGACGCTCCGGCCCCGATCACGGCGCAGCAGCGCCGCGAGGCCGGCCTGGACGCCAAGCCGAAGAAGGATGCGAAGGAGCCGGTGAAGTAA
- the ypfJ gene encoding KPN_02809 family neutral zinc metallopeptidase, producing MTFRSDASYDSNRARSGGGRGRGTAIGVGGGLGGLVLVGLFLLLGGNPAQLGNLLGTGQGQQEQLPLGDSDTLAHCQTIEDANTYTDCRIEATATSLDQVWVDVLPAQAGLEYSVPGIEIFQGQTTTGCGAASAATGPFYCPADESAYLDVSFFDQMEQFGAENAPLAQMYIVAHEFGHHIQNLEGTLGLSNYNDPGPTSAAVALELQADCYGGVWAHYADEGEDAMLEPITQEQLASAIETARAVGDDNIQQRSGGEVNPDQWTHGSSQQRQDAFMAGYETGQMGSCDTLDRGVYTS from the coding sequence ATGACCTTCAGAAGTGACGCGAGTTACGATTCGAACCGGGCACGCTCCGGCGGGGGCAGGGGCCGGGGCACGGCCATCGGCGTGGGCGGCGGCCTCGGTGGCCTCGTGCTCGTGGGGTTGTTTCTTCTGCTCGGAGGAAACCCGGCGCAGCTGGGCAACCTGCTGGGCACGGGACAGGGACAGCAGGAGCAACTGCCGCTCGGGGACAGCGACACGCTGGCGCACTGCCAGACCATTGAAGACGCGAACACCTACACCGACTGTCGCATCGAGGCCACGGCCACGTCGCTGGATCAGGTGTGGGTCGACGTCCTGCCCGCCCAGGCCGGGTTGGAGTACTCGGTGCCGGGCATCGAGATTTTCCAGGGGCAGACCACCACCGGGTGCGGCGCGGCCTCAGCCGCGACCGGCCCCTTCTACTGCCCCGCCGATGAGTCCGCCTACCTCGACGTCAGTTTCTTCGACCAGATGGAGCAGTTCGGCGCCGAAAACGCCCCGCTGGCGCAGATGTACATCGTCGCGCATGAATTCGGCCATCACATCCAGAATCTGGAGGGCACTCTCGGCCTGAGCAACTACAACGATCCGGGGCCGACGTCGGCGGCGGTGGCGTTGGAGTTGCAGGCGGACTGTTACGGCGGCGTCTGGGCGCACTATGCGGACGAGGGCGAGGACGCGATGCTGGAGCCGATCACGCAAGAGCAGCTGGCCAGCGCGATTGAGACGGCCCGGGCCGTCGGCGACGACAACATTCAGCAGCGTTCCGGCGGTGAGGTCAACCCGGACCAGTGGACGCACGGGTCGTCCCAGCAGCGCCAGGACGCGTTCATGGCCGGCTACGAGACCGGGCAGATGGGCTCCTGCGACACCCTCGACCGGGGCGTGTACACCAGTTAG